Sequence from the Paralichthys olivaceus isolate ysfri-2021 chromosome 1, ASM2471397v2, whole genome shotgun sequence genome:
GATGTTATAAAAACCCAGGATGAGCTGTAATAGCCTCAGCCTTCTGAATAATTTTTGAAGTAAATAATTTTGTACTTCAGTGACCAACTTAGTTTCTCAGACCTGTTACATTGTTGGGAAGTTACAAAATTAAATTTCTGTTAAACTAAAGTTGACCACAATGTAAAAGTGATCACACTGTTACACAGTCGGGCCTTCAATGAATCTAAGTACTGAACTTAAAAAATTCTCAATAgttcatgtttattattgtttgaaGCAGATCAACAAGGACCAGTTCAGATTACCTGACAGTTACAAAGTGACACACTAAATACGAAACAATAAATATCATCACATATCATGTTACTCGTATAAgtagaaaattaaaataaaatgaatagtGGTAAATCAGCTTCATTCTAGTAGCTCTAAACCTACTGGCCAGTTTAAAAAATGACTTGAACTGAGACTTGAAAGTAAGTTACTACATCCTGAGATCACAATGTCTCATTTTACATGTTCTGCAGTCGGTGTGTGGAAGTGAAGCTGGCCTAAGAGGTAACCTCTTTATTTCCCATTTCATTTGCTGAATGACACTTACAGGCTTGGCCTTATGCTATGTTCCACTGAACCCATTCAACAGCCTGCCCAGTCtataaaatacacaataaattCAAAAACATGCAACATAAACGCAACCTTTGCTTTGCAGACAtatgtacacactcacacacacacacacatctccaccCACCCATCAGTCTGCTCATTCGGCTGGCACTAACTCTAACAGGCTTCAGAGAGATTGCAGGCCTGAGCTGTGGGCGTTGGGGAGAGTAGTAATAGAAAAGCAATGACAGTGGTTTCAGCGGCAGaacccctgctctctctctggttttatCACTGTTCTGAGGAAATATAGGTGTTGTCAAAAGCTGATATTTTGACCAATGACACAAAATGGATGTGTGCGgtctaaaatgtaaacaactaTGATAGTCTATAGACTccggcacacacacaaagaaaaccaaCGACAAACTGAGAGACGGTTTTGCATTATGCATAGAAattctttttgtcatttaagGGTGAAACAAACTTTCAAGTGCTTTGCTATAAACACATTCTTCACTGATTCTCTATTTCCCCGTCAtcttttaaaccttttttcttttaaagagacTCTGAGTTGTAGATGCTGGAGGCAAAACCATAAAACTGCCACGAGGAATCTCAGTTGGTAAAGCAGGTAATCACAGGACGTACGAGAAAAGAAGCTGGAATTCATTTCAACAGATATGGCATTGTATGTAAACATACTCACATATGTGTGGGACTTGAACATGTCTGATAGGGAACTTGTGCAGACTTTATCTCCCTCCAGCCCAATTACCCTTTTACAAATGTTCATATTTGGGTTGGATGGACTCTTTGCAATCACCACATCCcccctgaaaagaaaaaattaagACAATCACTTAAGTAAAAACTCAAGATAAGTTCATTAACAGTCATCATCCAAAATATCCTGTATATGTATTGTATACTACGTTGTGCTATAAATTAGCTGACATCTTTTCCTTAACTATATCGACAACCTTTTAAAAAAGGACTATAAAATCTTACAGGTGATcaaaaatgcaaattaaatgCTATATATCcatatatgcatgtatatatacacacacagtacataatACTTATTCCAACATGGTTACTGTCGCCTCCTgagttcctgactgaactcacTTTTCTATTTTGCATAGGTGACGACTCATCCTCTCTGAGAAGACAATATCATGGTTGACAATAGTCGGCTCCATTGATGGACCGGAGCACTGAAGCACAACAAGAAGAGAATTATTCATTGAGcataaattaattcattttattttaagaaaatagGGCTGGACAACATGACCAAAAatattaagaaaaacatttccatgTGCTTgataataatcatgataattattatttcttttaagctTAAAGACTGAATTTAATTCCTGGGTTAAGGTTGTAACTCTTCTCTATGATCagtgaatgacaaacacttgataaaaatCAGACGTTAAATCTCCTCAGTGTATAAGCAATATCTCATTATATATTGCATCTTTATTATATTGTTACAGATGAAAATAATGTTGGAATAATTATTGATATAGTTTTATTGCACATCCCTAAGAAAAAAGTATCAGCCATTAATTCTGTGAGATTATTGATACCAACCACCACAAATTCTCCGAAGTATTCAAAGGCACAATGTGCAATACAGCCATACTGGACCGTGTAGCCCACAAAACCCAAAGTGGTCCCCAGCACACGGCGGAACATCTCCAcctgcagcacaaaacacaaacataggTTATGGctcaatgtaaaataaatataatgctGTTATCAAATTCTCTGTACAGAGGTGAGGAAATGATTCAATGTCTGAACATATATCGTAGGCTTACGTCCTCAACAggatttctaaaaacaaaaggCTGTTTGGGGTTTAATTGCTCAGGGTGTGGACAAGGTTGTCACAGTTGGCCTACCGCTAAGATGGCACATTCCCTGGTGTTTCATTCTCAGAGGCTGAGCAGCCAGTTCACACCAAAAAACTGCCCTGAACTTTGCTCCAGTGTAGGATGGACCAATCAACACCTTGTGCTGAGGTGAGGGACAAACACAGAAGCTGTGACACATCCAGCCAAGCAGCTCTGCACCGTCTGTGAGCTATAGTCCCTGACACGCCGCTGCCTCCGCCACGGCCGCAATTATTAGAACAGTTATCAACTTCTGTCAGC
This genomic interval carries:
- the immp1l gene encoding mitochondrial inner membrane protease subunit 1 encodes the protein MFRRVLGTTLGFVGYTVQYGCIAHCAFEYFGEFVVCSGPSMEPTIVNHDIVFSERMSRHLCKIEKGDVVIAKSPSNPNMNICKRVIGLEGDKVCTSSLSDMFKSHTYVPKGHVWLEGDNLRNSSDSRSYGPIPYGLIRGRVCLKLWPPHSFGTLSESPTRRIIKSHNDSD